The DNA sequence ATCTTTGCCGTTCGACGACGCCTTCGAGTGTAGGAATCGCAACTCTTCGTCGCCGGAGCAGATGCACCCACGCCGCTCCGTGCATGTTCAGGCACGCTCCGTATGCGGCGTGGCGTGCATGATGCGTGGGTGCTCACGGATCTGCACCTGCTCGGTCTGCGAGACCAGGACTTCATCCATCTTCTCCCCAGGCCGCAGCCCGGTGAACTGGATGTCGACGTCGGCCCCGAAATGGCGGATCAGTTGCTCCGCCAGGTCGACGATCTTCACCGGCTCACCCATGTCGAGGATCATCACTTCCCCTGGGCGTCCGATCGCACCAGCCTGCAGCACCAGCCGCACCGCCTCAGGGATCGTCATGAAGTAGCGGGTGACGTCGGGATGGGTCACGGTGATCGGGCCACCCTGGGCGATCTGGTGCCGGAAGATCGGCAGGACCGACCCCCGGGAACCCAACACGTTGCCGAAGCGAACCGACATGAAGTTGCCGCTGGCCGTCGCCGCCTTGGCGGCGGTGAGCCTCTCGGCCTCGAGCTTGGTTCGGCCGAGCACACTTGTGGGGTCGGCCGCCTTGTCGGTGCTGACGTTGACGAAGCATTCGGCGAGGAACATCTCGGCCGCATCGAGCAGATTGCGAGACCCTCGATGTTGGTCTTGCGCCCTTCCTCGGGGTACTGCTCGAGCAGGGTGAGGTGCTTCAGCGCTGCGGTGTGGAACACCACTTCGGGTCGGTGTTCCTCGAAGACCTCGAACACCCGGTCTCGGTCGCGGATGTCGGCGACCACCAGGCTTCGAGTGTCGAGCAGCGCCTTGCCCTCGATTGCCAGCTGCGTGGCGTGGAGACCGGACTCGTCTCGATCGAGCATGACCAGGGCAGCGCAGTCCAAGCCGGCGAGCTGGCGACACAACTCCGAACCGATCGAGCCACCGGCGCCGGTGACCAGCACTCGCTTGCCGGTCAGGTACGAACAGATCGACTCCATGTCGACCTCCACCTCGGCACGACCCAACAAGTCGGCT is a window from the Acidimicrobiales bacterium genome containing:
- a CDS encoding polysaccharide biosynthesis protein; the protein is MFLAECFVNVSTDKAADPTSVLGRTKLEAERLTAAKAATASGNFMSVRFGNVLGSRGSVLPIFRHQIAQGGPITVTHPDVTRYFMTIPEAVRLVLQAGAIGRPGEVMILDMGEPVKIVDLAEQLIRHFGADVDIQFTGLRPGEKMDEVLVSQTEQVQIREHPRIMHATPHTERA